One Natrinema longum genomic window carries:
- a CDS encoding sensor histidine kinase encodes MRWLENTSLLSKNRIPRYLLGFGTGLAFVLLCEIVLVFSADPRSVDKASFLAGAVTTVPFLVGIAYAGYWLRSSALSTSRYPRIAGWCLGGLAAFLFINLVLIVTMPVESWTIAASWIRWAVAFGAGIGLLIGCLEGRAIERALTAERAALRTEHLEEQRDYLDYLNGILRHEVLNTATVINGYASQVLEEESTLDDCSREWLEIVIDHSEDMSTVIDDVRVLLQTRDGTPRLEPVNATRVLAAELRNLENERDGVEVVTSIPPDVFVLADDLLPRVFGNLLSNAVEHNDAVTPRITVTVEPGPDTVRFEIADNGSGIPESEIDSLFDRVESRGSTHGLGLYLVDQLVARYDGTVELAETGPDGSRFVIDLPVASLGRDDGSSDERPRVALASE; translated from the coding sequence ATGCGATGGCTCGAGAACACCAGTCTCCTCTCGAAAAACCGGATTCCACGGTACTTACTCGGATTCGGAACGGGGCTGGCGTTCGTTTTACTCTGCGAAATCGTTCTGGTGTTCTCGGCCGATCCGCGATCCGTCGACAAAGCGTCGTTTCTGGCAGGGGCCGTCACTACCGTTCCCTTTCTCGTCGGAATCGCGTACGCCGGCTATTGGCTCCGTTCGTCCGCGCTCTCGACCTCCCGGTATCCGCGTATCGCGGGGTGGTGTCTCGGCGGGTTGGCGGCCTTTCTGTTCATCAATCTCGTGTTGATCGTCACTATGCCGGTCGAATCCTGGACCATCGCTGCGTCGTGGATTCGGTGGGCCGTCGCCTTCGGTGCCGGAATCGGATTGCTCATCGGCTGTCTCGAAGGGCGTGCCATCGAGCGCGCCCTGACCGCCGAACGCGCTGCGCTCCGGACGGAACACCTCGAGGAGCAACGGGATTACCTCGACTATCTCAACGGGATCCTCCGCCACGAGGTGTTGAACACCGCGACGGTCATCAACGGCTACGCATCGCAGGTACTCGAAGAGGAGTCGACGCTGGACGACTGCAGTCGGGAGTGGCTCGAAATCGTCATCGACCACTCGGAGGACATGTCGACGGTGATCGACGACGTCCGCGTGCTCCTCCAGACCAGGGACGGGACGCCCCGACTCGAGCCGGTAAACGCCACGCGAGTGCTGGCCGCCGAGCTTCGCAACCTGGAGAACGAACGGGACGGGGTCGAGGTGGTGACGTCGATTCCGCCGGACGTCTTCGTTCTCGCTGACGACTTGCTCCCCCGCGTATTCGGCAACCTGCTCTCGAACGCGGTCGAGCACAACGACGCGGTGACGCCACGCATCACGGTCACGGTAGAGCCCGGGCCCGATACCGTCCGCTTCGAAATCGCGGACAACGGCTCCGGAATCCCCGAGTCGGAGATCGACTCCCTCTTCGACCGCGTCGAAAGCCGTGGAAGCACCCACGGACTGGGGCTCTACCTGGTCGACCAACTGGTCGCCCGCTACGACGGGACCGTCGAACTCGCCGAAACCGGCCCCGATGGCAGCCGTTTCGTCATCGACCTCCCGGTAGCCTCCCTCGGACGGGACGACGGGTCATCCGACGAGCGCCCGAGGGTAGCGCTCGCGTCGGAGTGA
- the hemL gene encoding glutamate-1-semialdehyde 2,1-aminomutase gives MTEDNSQELYDRALSVMPGGVNSAVRAAIEPYPFFVRKGEGGHVIDADGNRYIDWVMGLGPLLLGHDLPEPVQASIQQKASEGPMYGTPTPVEVDLAEFVVRHVPSVEKIRFVNSGTEATVSAVRLARGYTGRNKVVVMQGGYHGAQESTLVEGDAENPRPSSAGIPQSFAEHTLPVPFNDEDAIREVFDEHGDDIAAVLTEPILGNYGIVYPEDGYHEFLREITDEHGSLLIFDEVITGFRVGGLGCAQSEFGVTPDLTTFGKIIGGGFPVGAIGGRAEIVEHFTPSGDVFQAGTFSGHPVTMAAGLETLQFAAANDVYDHVNGLGERLRSGLTDILADQAPSYTVTGTDSMFKVIFTREGPSGVQRTPEDASGDDREQGPDSLEEQCEAGCRQNATCPRYDYCPKNAADVKNAETERWRRIFWGRMKDQDVFLSQNQFECQFVSYGHTEEDVEKTLEAYKEAL, from the coding sequence ATGACCGAGGACAACTCACAGGAGCTGTACGACCGGGCGCTGTCGGTGATGCCCGGCGGCGTCAACTCCGCAGTTCGCGCGGCGATCGAGCCCTATCCGTTCTTCGTCCGCAAGGGCGAGGGTGGCCACGTCATCGACGCGGACGGGAATCGCTACATCGACTGGGTCATGGGCCTTGGCCCGCTGTTGTTGGGCCACGACCTGCCCGAACCGGTGCAGGCCAGCATCCAGCAGAAAGCCAGCGAAGGGCCGATGTACGGCACGCCCACGCCGGTCGAAGTCGATCTCGCCGAGTTCGTCGTCCGCCACGTTCCCAGCGTCGAGAAGATCCGGTTCGTCAACTCCGGTACCGAGGCGACGGTCTCGGCCGTCCGGCTCGCACGCGGCTACACCGGCCGGAACAAGGTCGTCGTCATGCAGGGTGGCTACCACGGTGCACAGGAGTCGACGCTGGTCGAGGGCGACGCCGAGAACCCCCGACCGTCCTCGGCCGGCATCCCGCAGTCGTTCGCCGAACACACCCTCCCCGTGCCGTTCAACGACGAGGACGCGATTCGCGAGGTGTTCGACGAACACGGCGACGACATCGCGGCCGTCCTCACCGAACCCATTCTGGGCAACTACGGCATCGTCTACCCCGAAGACGGCTACCACGAGTTCCTCCGGGAGATCACCGACGAGCACGGCTCCCTGCTGATCTTCGACGAAGTGATCACCGGCTTCCGCGTCGGCGGGCTGGGCTGTGCCCAAAGCGAGTTCGGCGTCACCCCCGATCTGACGACCTTCGGAAAGATCATCGGTGGGGGCTTCCCCGTCGGCGCGATCGGCGGTCGCGCCGAAATCGTCGAGCACTTCACGCCCTCCGGCGACGTCTTCCAGGCCGGGACCTTCTCGGGCCACCCCGTCACGATGGCCGCCGGCCTCGAGACCCTGCAGTTCGCCGCCGCAAACGACGTCTACGACCACGTCAACGGACTCGGCGAGCGACTCCGAAGCGGGCTGACGGATATCCTCGCCGATCAGGCCCCCAGCTACACCGTCACCGGCACCGACAGCATGTTCAAAGTGATCTTCACTCGAGAGGGGCCAAGCGGCGTGCAACGCACGCCGGAAGACGCGAGCGGTGACGACCGCGAGCAGGGCCCGGACTCCCTCGAGGAACAGTGCGAGGCCGGCTGCCGGCAGAACGCGACCTGTCCGCGCTACGACTACTGTCCGAAAAACGCCGCCGACGTCAAAAACGCCGAGACCGAACGCTGGCGGCGCATCTTCTGGGGGCGGATGAAGGATCAGGACGTCTTCCTCTCACAGAACCAGTTCGAGTGTCAGTTCGTCAGCTACGGCCACACCGAGGAAGACGTCGAGAAGACGCTCGAGGCGTACAAGGAAGCGCTGTAG